In the Periophthalmus magnuspinnatus isolate fPerMag1 chromosome 11, fPerMag1.2.pri, whole genome shotgun sequence genome, acactaaTATCATAAAAAAGCTATGTGTATAATATTTAAATCAGTAAATAAAAATTCATAAGTAAAGTGATGAGAAGAGGTCATAGTGACAGCACCACAttggtttatttaatttttaaaaatagtctaaaaaataacaactttttgcataaataaataaataaataaataaacactctcataaataaataaataaataaacacatacataaataatatataaataaattcaacTGTAAACTCATTTTTGCCTGCATTCCATTCTGTAGTGAGTgcagcagtaacagcagtaCTTGgacctcctcgtcctcctcgcctggtctctggtctgagtCATGGTTGCGCGTTGTCCAGTCCTAAGCACCAGCCCGCACTTAGACCTGAGTCCAGACCAGACCCTCCGGCTAACCTCACAGAGCGAACACTCCGAAGAAGGTGTCCCCATGCCCGTCCTCCAGCTGGGCGAGGATCTCGGGGTCATTTGTCAGGTTTACACGGAGACGATCCCCTGTCATCAGATTAAACATGGCTCCCACATAGATCCCGGAGAACCAGTGCCCCTGCTTCGGGTGTTTTTGGCAGGCCGTCCTCACAGCATGTAGGATGGGTCTGTAGTCATGCTCCACCGAGTCCTTCGCTCCGTACGAGTCTGACaagcgctccactgtgtgaCTGAGGTGCACCAAACTGGCTGGCtcgtcctcatcctcctcctcctcacttttGCAGTTCACGCGGTACGAGGCCTGGCTGTACACAAAGTAGGGCCCGCTGTGAGGGACCACGATCTCATTGTTTTCCAGCGCCAGCCCACCCCCGTAGTACGACTGGTCTACGTTCAACTTCCACTCCACTGAGGCGGAGGACTCTGTGTATTTACCTGCATCACAACAAGGACAGTTTTAGACTATTTTCTCTCTAACATTTAGAAAAACAGCAGGTGTGGTAGCAatgcaataacacatttttcctaagaggagtagtagtagtaggctatAAGTAGTGGAATTAAAAGACTAGTGTGATATTTACCATCTAAATGAATGGCTGCTCTGACGTTGGTCTGCCTCAGAGAGAGTCTCAgagctgaaaaaacaaaaacataaggttgattattatattacatttatgcGAGTAAAATTTTCTTGTGCGCTTTAagaacatgttataatgttatctcgagttgtgttttttgtttaagtaaccctttattattgttctgtctccatccctaaagctctgttccaccttgtgatgtcatgtagtggtagttttcaagtctaCAGCTGCTTTTTAACTTTAGTTAGTTAACTTTAGttagagattggcaaatccaagactgaaatcatccaaatgattctagtgaaggtgtgtggagtttaataacacagtggagcatgtgtatcaccacatgacatcacagggtggaacagggagtgatgaggagacaacattataacctagattagaaaatagcacaatatggaCTTTTAAACTTTTAGTCAGCAAAACCACTGTactgaaataattacattttatacgTAGTActgtcaaaatattaaaatttggtTCATAATTGTTGTAACCAAGTTTTTTCTTAATATTTTGAAATTcacaatgtaaaatgtgtgttttttaaaagataaaaacatgtatCTAATTCACTAGGCATAAAATGAggaattaatttttttatatttaaaagatATTTGCTTACCTTTAATATCATCTTGCTGCTGTGGACCCTATGGACaagacaaacatgttttaataatctTATTACTTTGCAACATCAGTAATTCAGATTTTTAGGCATAGCAAATGTATTAGTTTGCACACAAgctaattcaaagtgtttagaGAAAAAGGATGGTAAACTCCTGTGACGGGATCTCACCTGAGTTCCAGTTCTCATCAGTAGCACAGCCGCTGCACATCCTGCCAATAACAGAGTACAGGCCAGCAGACCCAGATTAGCCTTGGTGCACAGTTTAAActtctcttctttctgctccatctcctccatcagAACACTGCATTTCTCCATATCTGTAGACATCCTGTTCTCTGACACGATTGATTTTTGACTGAATGAGTTGTAAATGTGCTCAGGCTCTTTAAGTACCATGGGCCAATGATGAGGGAAAGTCCGTAGTGATGTcacaaaagaggaagaggaagcgcAAACTCCGACTGCAAAAATTACACCACAGATGCAACAAAGCAGGCTGTGGGTTTAAAAATAGATTCAGTGGGAATTTTGAGGTAAACTTTTTAAACAACACCTTGTGAGTTAAAGTTTCATGTATATTGAATAGGATGTGATTGGCTGGATACTACAGACTGTGATATACAACATGACATACTCCGACGTGAGTATAGtactcaggtacatttacttgagGACTTTAACTGAATATTTTTGCTCCTGTTTGAGTAGTATAtcgtacagtgtaacagtactcttacttgagtaaaagtttttggTTACTactcccactgtgagtaaatctgcaagcaacaaaagctttatgttgacaatatgaaataatttgaagatttgtgtttcttgtaacGCTCCTTTTGTCTATCCTTTTACGATACCAGATATTGTgtattatttactattttgttgttcaaattatgttaaaggtacagtatgtaactttatggaggTGGTACATCATATGCATGGCGTAATGGAAAGAAATagatggaaatagaaagttaaaacgaaaaggaacaacatttccatggaaaccagcaggaggaggccctccttcagaccaaataagagtcaggtttgtggagatgcaagcccactcacagtaaggaagcatgttttttataggtttttcagtgcaaaaatgaaacaacaaaaaaacaacaaaactaattGAACAAAGCCTGTAGGTTAGTCTATTTTTAAGCTAAAAAGTGTCTTCAACTTCAAATTCTAAATCAGTCCAGTTACTATTTTAGTAACTCTTACTTGTAGTAGTTTCCTCTTacttttctgcttttatttaattttatcttCATTTTCTGATTCATTGTGATTCTACTTAGTTACTTACTCTCACTTAAGTATTATTTTTAGCTGCTTAAATCACTTCTTCATATTCGTTTTAGACTTTTAACCATGGTATGATGTAGTTTTTTCATCTAAAACATACTTAGTTACGTTTTTGTTCATCTTTCTGGTCAGTAATGCTTTATATTTAGGCAGTTTCACTCAAGAGTGTTTAAAATACTTGctcccactttgtgatgtcattaagttgTAATCCTTAAGTATACTTTTGTGTTTCCTTGTCCATTGACATACATTATTTTAGTACTTTAAAATATCTAAACAAttcataatataggccctttaataagAGTGAATTAGTCTTAGTCTCTCACTTCCCaatcccacacaaacacattctggGACACCACAcataaaagtcctatattacgcaaatttgactggtgagctttaagtcatgttataatgttgtgacctcatcagaaacataccttgagctgtgttttgttccattcacacatgttgaataatcctgcattatcaatatgtctacatctccaaaagtcagaatgatctgttccaccttgtgatgccatgaagcagcagttttcaagttaacacctactttttaccttttgttcagtagagattggccatTCCAGggctagtgaaggtgtatggagttatgggttaccacatgacattacaaggtggaacagaatgttttcagtttaaaagaaaaactctgcctaaatattcagggtttgtgtgttaaacgtgtgaatgaaacaaaacacagttctgagtttgaggaaacaacattataacatagatcagaacatagcgtaatatgggccctttaatatgctatattaaaatcaaaaccatacctgaattatactttttaatcaGGAGGCTGATTTTAACATGTcaccaaaaaaatattttgtaattcCCAGTAAGTGGAGTGGCAGCGTTCTCCTGTCACATCTCTCCCGTCGGGAACACACTGACTCTGCCTCTTTGAGGAGCTCCAGTGCAGACTGCTATGGCAATGTGCTGCTAACATCAACAAAACATTTCTGTTGGCCCTTTCAATATAAAACCTTCTGCACTGATAAACTACAGAATGGGCCTTATTGtgaaaagattttaaaatcacaatgcacaAACTCGAAACACAAAAGTCTGTCCTGTCCAGAGCAACAGTGAGTTCAGCTGATTTTAAACAGAATTTACCCACTGAATTGGACATTTTACTTGAAATAAATGACTGACCATAACATGTTAAAGAATAGTACAAGCCTGTTTGATGCATAGTTTTAATCATAGATGAGATCTCACCAAGTTATTGTAGGCCATTAATAAGCCCATTATTGTTGGacataaataataactaaaatgcagcagaatacaggaattaatgtttttttttttggctacatTTTCTATGCTAAAAAAGACGGCTGGATTGCTGATGGGCCACTGCACACGCTCCTGGTGGAGTTCAAAGCCCCACTCTGCCCCTGATAAGTGATGCTGTGCAGTGTTGTGAGATTGAAAGATCTAAGACTTCCTTATTTGGGGGAGTGAAGGGGAGGACTGCAGAGCAAGAAGTTGTTTTTGGCGATTTGGGGTTTTATTAGTTAGACTTTATTCGTTATATCCAAGAAATTGTCCTGCTTTACATTGACAGTGATTCAGTCATGTGCTCTACATGGTTTTATGGTGTTAAGTGAAGCTGTTAGGTTCATTGTGGATACTGAACATTATAATAAAAGTTGCAATGATGCTACAGCTGGTGTTGAATGCACCCTGTTATACAATGTCCCCTTCAAATCATACCAATACAACCATATCTGTACAATATTTTCCCTTTTACTGAATCGACTAATGTCTCGTGGTCAATAAACTGACGCTGTCTATGACTTAAACAGTGAGCAAATGGTTTCTTCTATATTTGTGTCAGTTCCAGTGGAAACATCTGATGAGCGTAGTGACAAACCACAAGAACATCAATCACCCTGAATATTTCTCAACACTATCATCATGTActgtgaggcaaataagtatttgaacaccctgtgattttgcaagttctccaaCTTAGatatcatggaggggtctgacattt is a window encoding:
- the tnfa gene encoding tumor necrosis factor a (TNF superfamily, member 2); translated protein: MEKCSVLMEEMEQKEEKFKLCTKANLGLLACTLLLAGCAAAVLLMRTGTQGPQQQDDIKALRLSLRQTNVRAAIHLDGKYTESSASVEWKLNVDQSYYGGGLALENNEIVVPHSGPYFVYSQASYRVNCKSEEEEDEDEPASLVHLSHTVERLSDSYGAKDSVEHDYRPILHAVRTACQKHPKQGHWFSGIYVGAMFNLMTGDRLRVNLTNDPEILAQLEDGHGDTFFGVFAL